Genomic segment of Parabacteroides pacaensis:
TTTACAAGCATTTCCGCATATCCGGCCAGCCGGTTTATTTTATCAAGGACATTGAAAGCTTTGCCCGCATAGCCCGTCGCACGGAAGTACAAGCAGTTCTTTTCCCAAGCTACAAATCCGCCCAGGAAGAAAAAGACCGCCTGGTCACTTATTGCCAGAAATTAAAAATCCAGCTTTTGGTAGCTCCTCCTTTTGAAGAGATGAAAAATGGCAGGCTTCCTCAACCCAAAATCCGGGAAGTTCAGATAGAAGACCTCCTGGGCCGTGAAGAAATCAAGATAAACTTGGAAGAAATCAGTGGTTTATTAAAAGACAAGGTCATTTTGGTCACAGGAGCAGCGGGCAGTATCGGAAGTGAAATCTGTCGTCAACTAACGCATTTCCCTATTAAAAAACTTATTTGTTTTGATTCCGCTGAAACGCCGATGCATAACTTAAGGCTGGAATTGGAAGATAAATATCCGGGCTTGAATTTTGTCCCTGTGATCGGAGATGTGAGAAGTAAAGACCGTATAGACTATGTGTTTCGCAATTGGCATCCTTGTATTGTTTTCCACGCGGCCGCTTACAAGCATGTTCCTTTAATGGAAGAAAACCCCTGCGAAGCGGTTCGTGTAAATGTTTATGGTACCCGGCTGGTTGCTGATGCCTCTGTTCAATACCACGTAGAAAAGTTTGTTATGATCAGCACAGATAAAGCGGTCAATCCAACGAATATAATGGGTTGTAGCAAGCGTCTTGCCGAAATCTATGTTCAAAGCTTAAGTATTGCTATCTCTAAAGGAGAGGTAAAGGGTGAAACTAAGTTCATCACTACCCGTTTTGGCAATGTCTTAGGCAGTAACGGTTCTGTTATTCCCCGTTTCCGGGAGCAGATCAAAAATGGCGGTCCTGTCACGGTTACCGATCCTGAGATTATCCGTTACTTTATGACTATCCCTGAAGCTTGTCGATTGGTCTTGGAAGCCGGCACGATGGGTAAAGGAGGCGAGATCTTTATTTTCGATATGGGCGAGCCGGTAAAGATAGCTGATTTAGCAAGCCGGATGATCGAGCTATCGGGAATGGAAGTAGGAAAAGACATAGAGATCAAATATACGGGTCTTCGCCCGGG
This window contains:
- a CDS encoding polysaccharide biosynthesis protein gives rise to the protein MLSTLLKRLAFRLARIKYLNRWIIFGIDVFASVVISILAYLLIVYVTNIPLIHHYILALSIFSALTSIFSFLVWRVYKGVVRHTTLPEVWRIGAAVLLKVLLLLFVVKLATDGFSSKQLLLGFLTDLFATTTTLVTIRVFLINIYNQLVSRAGRRPSRILVYGTDSRAVSIAGMLTQNYLTSYRIVGYLTIGSIYKHFRISGQPVYFIKDIESFARIARRTEVQAVLFPSYKSAQEEKDRLVTYCQKLKIQLLVAPPFEEMKNGRLPQPKIREVQIEDLLGREEIKINLEEISGLLKDKVILVTGAAGSIGSEICRQLTHFPIKKLICFDSAETPMHNLRLELEDKYPGLNFVPVIGDVRSKDRIDYVFRNWHPCIVFHAAAYKHVPLMEENPCEAVRVNVYGTRLVADASVQYHVEKFVMISTDKAVNPTNIMGCSKRLAEIYVQSLSIAISKGEVKGETKFITTRFGNVLGSNGSVIPRFREQIKNGGPVTVTDPEIIRYFMTIPEACRLVLEAGTMGKGGEIFIFDMGEPVKIADLASRMIELSGMEVGKDIEIKYTGLRPGEKLYEELLSHKENTKETPHEKIRVASVREYNYSEVMPEMDALITLSRDVEIESMVREMKRYVPEFKSKNSQFEKWDK